The following coding sequences lie in one Candidatus Neptunochlamydia sp. REUL1 genomic window:
- a CDS encoding ISAs1 family transposase, with protein sequence MSKKQVAKFYSEVDQLLDQQAFIESIEIEFKDIQDPRAKDNLSYPLVALLVIILAAVIAGANAIIHIHEYACTKISLFQRLLGIKKPPSYTVFWWLLVMLNPQKLQETFIRWMKALPVEVKKQIIAIDGKRLNGASKQTVHLVSAWETGRSLLLGQVKTEEKSNEITAIPELIKAIDIKGSIITIDAAGCQKKIVEDIRRAGGDYVIALKGNQGTLHDEAQNFFDQAREVEYEGAECARAKKIEKAHGRIEEREVAVASNLEWLDCREEWQDLKTLIEVTSRREVRGKVSVEKRHYISSLSLIPQEAIKLVRGHWGIENHLHWMMDVVFKEDACCISTGNAPENFAVFRRMAQSILQVDAKGTKGIAKRRRLAGWNDSYLVKLLGILINDTSVKSFL encoded by the coding sequence ATGTCAAAGAAACAAGTGGCCAAGTTCTATTCTGAAGTAGATCAACTCCTAGATCAGCAAGCCTTCATTGAGTCCATAGAAATAGAATTCAAAGATATCCAAGATCCACGTGCTAAAGATAACTTGTCGTATCCGTTGGTTGCCCTACTAGTCATTATCTTAGCAGCGGTCATAGCTGGGGCTAATGCTATCATCCATATTCATGAGTATGCATGTACAAAAATCAGCTTATTCCAACGGCTTCTTGGAATCAAAAAACCTCCCAGCTATACAGTGTTTTGGTGGCTTCTCGTTATGCTAAACCCCCAAAAATTACAAGAGACTTTCATTCGATGGATGAAAGCTCTTCCTGTTGAAGTGAAAAAGCAAATTATCGCAATCGATGGTAAAAGGCTCAATGGGGCATCCAAGCAAACAGTTCATCTTGTCTCGGCTTGGGAAACAGGTCGAAGTTTGTTGCTAGGCCAAGTCAAAACAGAGGAAAAATCAAATGAAATTACTGCCATTCCAGAATTGATAAAAGCCATAGATATCAAAGGATCAATTATCACTATTGACGCTGCAGGCTGTCAGAAAAAAATTGTGGAAGACATTCGCAGGGCAGGAGGCGATTACGTGATAGCTCTAAAAGGCAACCAAGGAACTTTACATGATGAAGCCCAAAACTTCTTCGATCAGGCAAGGGAGGTTGAATATGAAGGGGCAGAGTGTGCTAGGGCCAAGAAAATTGAAAAAGCTCATGGAAGAATCGAGGAGCGAGAAGTTGCTGTAGCCAGTAACCTAGAATGGTTAGACTGTCGAGAAGAGTGGCAAGACTTAAAGACTCTTATCGAAGTAACTTCAAGACGAGAAGTTAGGGGGAAAGTTAGCGTAGAAAAACGTCACTACATCTCAAGCCTTTCTTTAATTCCTCAGGAGGCGATAAAGCTAGTGCGAGGGCACTGGGGAATAGAGAACCATCTTCATTGGATGATGGACGTAGTTTTCAAAGAAGATGCCTGTTGTATAAGCACGGGTAATGCCCCTGAGAATTTTGCGGTTTTTCGGCGAATGGCGCAGTCGATACTTCAGGTAGATGCAAAGGGAACAAAAGGGATAGCAAAGAGACGGCGGCTAGCTGGGTGGAACGATAGCTATCTTGTTAAACTACTTGGAATATTAATCAACGACACCTCTGTAAAGTCTTTTTTATGA
- a CDS encoding IS630 transposase-related protein translates to MTYSLDFRKKVLSIRSKEKLSFAQVAKRFGVSVNSVFLWSKRLEPRRTKIRPAIKIDREILMEDIKKYPDAFNYERAHRLKVSTSGIRCAMKRLRISYKKNAQPSQGLRNKKTNLSSQNINVWESQLYILIKAGLPMICPAPTVTPK, encoded by the coding sequence ATGACATATTCGCTAGATTTTAGAAAAAAAGTTCTATCAATCCGAAGCAAAGAAAAATTAAGCTTTGCCCAAGTAGCAAAACGCTTTGGAGTAAGTGTAAATAGTGTGTTTCTCTGGTCTAAGAGGTTAGAGCCGAGGCGCACTAAAATCAGACCTGCAATAAAGATTGATAGAGAGATCTTGATGGAGGATATCAAGAAATACCCTGATGCCTTCAACTATGAACGAGCACATCGTCTCAAAGTAAGCACTTCAGGCATTCGGTGTGCCATGAAGAGGTTAAGAATTAGCTATAAAAAAAACGCTCAACCATCCCAAGGCCTGCGAAACAAAAAGACAAATCTTTCATCGCAGAATATAAACGTTTGGGAAAGCCAATTGTATATATTGATAAAAGCGGGTTTGCCCATGATATGCCCCGCACCCACGGTTACTCCAAAATAG
- the nhaD gene encoding sodium:proton antiporter NhaD: MTDEIFTLSHDILIAIFAIGYTAIILEFLIRVNKTAVALFMAVVCWLIYFVGDPQPLSVSTAFLNTHLSDVSQILFFLLGAMTMVELIDSHKGFNTFIHYLHTRSKRKMLWVTCFLAFFLSAVLDNLTTTILMISILRKLIPHKKERFLFSCMVIVAANAGGAWTPIGDVTTTMLWIGGQITSMKVITELFFPSLISMMFPLLLYTFTMKGKFPKSEIDFRDEPLEPGAHLVFYLGIVLFLCVPVFKALTGLPPFMGMLISLSIMWLATDIMHHRYEQRHHLRVPHILTKIDVSSILFFLGILLSVNALESTGLLDGAAQWLNVNMRSEALIASVIGVVSAIIDNVPLVAATMGMYDLQTTPTDSPLWLMIAYAAGTGGSILVMGSSAGVALMGLEKVDFFSYFKKMSLPVFIGYVLGMLFYVFLF, translated from the coding sequence ATGACTGATGAAATTTTTACACTTTCGCATGATATCCTTATTGCGATTTTCGCGATTGGTTACACTGCTATCATCCTTGAATTTTTGATTCGCGTCAATAAAACAGCAGTTGCCTTGTTTATGGCGGTCGTCTGCTGGTTAATTTACTTTGTTGGGGATCCCCAGCCGCTGAGTGTGAGCACAGCTTTTCTAAACACGCACTTAAGTGATGTATCGCAGATTCTTTTCTTCCTGTTGGGAGCTATGACGATGGTCGAGCTTATTGACTCTCACAAAGGGTTCAATACCTTCATCCATTACCTCCATACGCGTTCCAAACGGAAGATGCTTTGGGTTACCTGTTTTTTAGCCTTTTTCTTGTCGGCGGTCCTTGATAACTTAACGACGACAATCCTAATGATTTCTATTTTAAGGAAGCTGATCCCACATAAAAAGGAGAGATTCCTCTTTTCATGCATGGTGATTGTTGCTGCAAATGCCGGGGGTGCTTGGACCCCAATTGGAGATGTGACAACAACAATGCTTTGGATTGGGGGGCAGATCACTTCGATGAAAGTGATTACAGAGCTCTTTTTCCCCAGCTTAATTTCTATGATGTTTCCTCTTCTTCTTTATACCTTTACAATGAAAGGGAAGTTTCCAAAGTCTGAAATCGATTTTCGCGATGAGCCATTAGAACCAGGCGCTCACCTTGTCTTCTATTTAGGAATTGTTTTATTCCTTTGCGTTCCTGTTTTTAAGGCTTTAACGGGTCTTCCTCCATTTATGGGAATGCTTATTTCCCTTTCGATTATGTGGCTTGCGACTGATATCATGCATCACCGCTACGAGCAAAGACACCATCTCAGAGTGCCACATATTCTGACAAAAATCGACGTTTCCAGTATTCTCTTTTTCTTAGGAATCCTGCTAAGCGTCAATGCCCTTGAATCCACGGGACTTCTTGATGGTGCAGCGCAGTGGTTAAATGTTAATATGCGAAGCGAAGCACTTATTGCCTCAGTAATTGGTGTTGTTTCAGCAATCATTGACAATGTTCCTCTGGTTGCTGCAACAATGGGGATGTACGACCTCCAAACGACTCCGACTGACTCGCCGCTGTGGCTCATGATCGCTTATGCTGCTGGTACTGGTGGGAGCATTTTGGTTATGGGTTCCTCCGCAGGTGTGGCTCTTATGGGGCTTGAAAAAGTGGATTTCTTCTCCTACTTTAAAAAGATGTCTTTGCCGGTCTTCATTGGATATGTGTTAGGGATGCTCTTCTACGTCTTCCTGTTCTAG
- a CDS encoding IS630 family transposase, with product MGKPIVYIDKSGFAHDMPRTHGYSKIGQRCFGTHDWGAKGRTNAIGALLGTSLLTLTLFECNINTDAFSIWAEEDLLPKLPSESILVMDNASFHKSKSMQEKIHAAGHTLEYLPPYSPDLNPIEHKWAQAKSKRRKYQYGIDELFKEHCL from the coding sequence TTGGGAAAGCCAATTGTATATATTGATAAAAGCGGGTTTGCCCATGATATGCCCCGCACCCACGGTTACTCCAAAATAGGACAGCGATGTTTTGGCACTCATGATTGGGGAGCAAAAGGAAGAACAAATGCAATAGGGGCATTACTTGGAACAAGCCTCCTTACACTTACGTTATTCGAGTGCAATATTAATACAGATGCCTTTTCCATTTGGGCAGAGGAGGACTTGCTACCGAAACTTCCCTCTGAAAGTATTCTGGTTATGGATAATGCTTCATTCCATAAAAGCAAATCTATGCAAGAGAAGATCCACGCTGCAGGCCATACCTTGGAATATCTTCCTCCCTATTCTCCTGATCTAAACCCTATTGAACACAAGTGGGCACAGGCAAAGTCTAAGCGAAGAAAATATCAATATGGAATAGACGAACTTTTCAAGGAGCACTGCCTATAA